The proteins below come from a single Erinaceus europaeus chromosome 20, mEriEur2.1, whole genome shotgun sequence genomic window:
- the LOC103111396 gene encoding caspase-12-like: MAGKQAEEDPINVLKLFTRNTLDGIFDDLRENNVLNRQELQKIGKGVNTIVKVSENLLEDFTEKTQVVGKLLKDRFSKPKNHPNLKLLDEDEDDDCEDTKEPEDMGSSSTESEDDSEESEDEEEASSENSVDPLPNASQENQASQPSDKLKLCPPDRFLTLKEKKRKKIYKVMEKEGRTRLALIICNKKFECQSNRDGCEVDLRGVRDLLESLGYSVVVEENLTAPGMEAALQRFAARPEHSHSDSTFLVFMSHGTLDGICGTKHSDKKEDILHDDTIFRIFNNRNCRSLKDKPKVIIMQACRGTGLGFVYVADAGGASACGQDQYMQLVRRTTCVIWNDAITKAHVEKDFIAFKSSTPHNVSWRLETGSVFISRLIYYFKKYSWCCHLEDIFRKVGIFMSFQYYSPEHFLGPFAHLFKEF; encoded by the exons GAAAACAAGCAGAGGAGGATCCCATCAATGTGCTAAAGCTGTTTACCAGAAACACCTTGGATGGCATTTTTGATGACCTCAGGGAAAATAATGTCCTAAACAGGCAGGAGCTGcaaaaaataggaaaaggggTGAATACCATCGTGAAGGTGTCTGAAAACCTGCTTGAGGATTTCACTGAGAAAACCCAAGTGGTAGGCAAATTACTAAAGGACCGCTTCAGCAAACCCAAGAACCACCCAAATTTAA aacttcttgatGAAGATGAAGATGATGACTGTGAGGATACCAAGGAGCCCGAGGACATGGGCTCTTCATCTACAg AATCTGAAGATGACAGTGAAGAAAGTGAAGATGAGGAAGAAGCTAGCTCAGAAAACTCAGTGGATCCTTTGCCAAATG CTTCTCAAGAAAACCAGGCTTCCCAACCCAGTGATAAGCTGAAGCTCTGTCCTCCTGACCGTTTTCTtacactgaaggaaaaaaagagaaaaaag ATCTATAAAGTGATGGAGAAGGAGGGTCGAACTCGCCTGGCTCTTATCATCTGCAACAAGAAATTTGAATGCCAGTCTAATAGAGATGGTTGTGAAGTGGACCTTAGGGGAGTGCGAGACCTGCTTGAAAGCCTTGGCTACTCAGTGGTTGTTGAAGAGAATCTCACAGCTCCG GGTATGGAAGCAGCACTGCAACGGTTTGCTGCCCGCCCAGAGCACTCACACTCAGATAGTACATTCCTTGTATTTATGTCGCACGGCACCCTGGATGGAATCTGCGGGACTAAGCACAGTGACAAAAAGGAGGATATTCTTCATGATGACACCATCTTCCGAATTTTCAACAACCGTAACTGCAGAAGTTTGAAAGACAAACCCAAGGTCATCATCATGCAGGCCTGCAGAGGCA CAGGGTTAGGATTTGTCTATGTGGCTGACGCGGGTGGAGCCTCTGCATGCGGACAGGACCAGTACATGCAGCTGGTCAGGAGAACCACCTGTGTCATCTGGAATGATGCGATCACCAAAGCCCACGTGGAGAAAGACTTCATTGCTTTCAAATCTTCAACTCCAC ATAATGTTTCTTGGAGACTTGAAACAGGCTCTGTATTTATTTCCCGACTTATTTACTACTTCAAGAAATATTCTTGGTGTTGTCATTTGGAAGACATTTTTCGAAAGGTAGGGATTTTCATGTCATTTCAATATTACTCCCCAGAACACTTTCTGGGGCCATTTGCACACCTGTTTAAGGAATTCTGA